In Oceanobacillus sp. FSL K6-2867, one DNA window encodes the following:
- a CDS encoding acyl-CoA dehydrogenase family protein, protein MKKVETTKKHTLFPSEQSVTSVDLDEEENLIAKTIDKFIQKQVTPNMTKLESYDYELAKKLFRNAGDLGLLGAEVPQIYGGMNLGKKAAGLIAERIGYGASFSVSFNIHTGVGTLPYVYFGTQAQKKQYLPKLVSGEWVGAYALTESNAGSDALASETTAVLTENSDEWVLNGEKQWITNAHIASVFVVFAKTKNGITAFIVERSMSGVSIGVEEKKMGIKGSSTATLIMDNVMLSADQVLGQVGKGHLIALNILNLARLKLAFANVGTAKQALSFAVNYGKERKQFNQELVYFTMIQEKLANMTLATFAAECTAYVTANRLDNLQTNLSNQEDIVARLSNYAVDCSINKVYASEALHYVVDEALQIHGGYGYMQEYEVERLYRDARINRLFEGTSEINRLTIVRSFLKLYRNDKSIIELEETQNHSQNLFIRYSSKLLNMILKAVTKEGDIIKDDQEIQRMLADIIKKIYVMESVQLTARTTKSNQDLKETMAEVICEEGYFEVERNTIAIISSVVSDDAKKREFLDEINNFALPMYSNLIDKKRKIAMEVISNNGYKK, encoded by the coding sequence GTGAAGAAGGTTGAGACAACTAAAAAGCATACGCTATTTCCGAGCGAGCAATCAGTCACGTCTGTCGACCTCGATGAGGAAGAAAATCTAATTGCTAAAACCATTGATAAATTTATTCAAAAACAAGTAACACCAAATATGACAAAGCTTGAATCGTATGATTATGAACTTGCTAAAAAACTATTTCGCAACGCAGGAGATCTTGGATTATTAGGTGCAGAAGTTCCCCAAATATATGGGGGTATGAATCTGGGCAAAAAAGCTGCAGGTTTAATTGCTGAACGAATAGGTTATGGTGCATCATTTAGTGTGTCCTTCAATATTCATACAGGTGTAGGAACACTTCCATATGTATATTTTGGTACACAGGCGCAGAAAAAACAATATCTGCCGAAGCTTGTATCTGGCGAATGGGTTGGTGCGTATGCATTAACAGAATCAAATGCTGGATCAGATGCACTGGCTTCAGAAACAACTGCAGTTTTAACTGAAAACAGTGATGAATGGGTATTAAATGGTGAAAAGCAATGGATAACAAATGCCCATATTGCCAGCGTTTTCGTGGTGTTCGCAAAAACGAAAAATGGTATTACAGCATTTATTGTAGAACGATCAATGTCCGGTGTTTCAATCGGGGTAGAAGAAAAGAAGATGGGCATTAAAGGCTCATCAACTGCAACCTTGATTATGGATAATGTTATGCTGTCAGCTGATCAAGTGCTTGGTCAAGTTGGGAAAGGACATCTCATTGCACTTAATATATTAAATCTTGCTCGTCTAAAGCTTGCCTTTGCTAATGTAGGCACTGCAAAACAAGCGCTGTCGTTTGCAGTAAATTATGGAAAGGAACGAAAGCAATTTAATCAGGAGCTTGTCTATTTTACAATGATTCAAGAGAAGCTGGCAAATATGACTTTAGCAACTTTTGCAGCTGAATGTACAGCGTATGTAACAGCGAATAGGTTAGATAATCTGCAAACCAACTTATCAAATCAAGAAGACATTGTTGCTCGTCTTTCTAATTATGCAGTTGATTGTTCGATTAATAAAGTCTATGCATCGGAAGCTTTGCACTATGTTGTAGACGAAGCCTTACAAATTCACGGTGGTTACGGATATATGCAAGAATATGAAGTAGAGCGTTTATACCGGGATGCAAGAATTAATCGATTATTTGAAGGAACAAGTGAGATTAATCGCCTTACAATTGTAAGATCTTTCTTGAAATTGTATCGTAATGATAAATCGATAATTGAACTGGAAGAAACACAAAACCATTCTCAAAACTTATTTATCCGCTATTCCAGCAAGCTATTAAACATGATTTTGAAAGCGGTTACCAAAGAAGGTGATATCATTAAAGATGATCAAGAAATTCAACGAATGCTTGCGGATATCATCAAAAAAATTTACGTAATGGAATCTGTACAGTTAACTGCTCGAACAACAAAATCAAATCAAGATTTAAAAGAAACGATGGCAGAAGTAATTTGTGAAGAGGGGTATTTCGAGGTTGAAAGGAATACCATTGCGATTATATCCTCGGTTGTTTCAGATGATGCTAAAAAGCGAGAGTTCTTAGATGAAATAAACAATTTTGCATTGCCGATGTATTCCAACTTGATTGACAAGAAGCGTAAGATAGCAATGGAAGTAATTTCAAATAATGGATATAAGAAATGA
- a CDS encoding NAD(P)-dependent oxidoreductase, with protein sequence MKNIGFIGLGNMGLPMSAGLVNSGYHVMGYDLNEEASLSLKKAGGEIASSVAQVVEKSELILTSLPSVKAVEEVYLGKEGLITNAKPGQPLVDTSTVFPALNVKISEVCKEHNLDFLASPVSGGVIGAVNQTLTVMVGGSQHVYDEVLPVFQVLGENIFHVNEQIDSGTTVKLINNLLIGFYTAGVSEALQLASKKNIDLDELFSMLNVSYGQSRIYERNYKSFIAENDYNPGFSLKLLRKDLEFAMELADESHLALPISKSLLHLYRSVEQEGYGDQDMAVLYEQVK encoded by the coding sequence ATGAAGAATATCGGTTTTATTGGTTTAGGGAATATGGGGCTGCCAATGTCAGCTGGGTTGGTTAACTCAGGGTATCATGTTATGGGCTACGATTTAAATGAAGAAGCGTCACTCTCTTTGAAAAAAGCAGGTGGGGAAATTGCTTCATCTGTGGCACAGGTCGTAGAAAAAAGTGAACTCATCCTGACGAGTCTTCCGTCGGTAAAAGCAGTGGAAGAGGTCTACTTAGGGAAAGAAGGATTAATTACGAATGCCAAGCCAGGACAGCCGTTAGTAGATACAAGTACAGTTTTTCCTGCGTTAAATGTAAAAATTTCAGAGGTTTGTAAAGAGCATAACCTTGATTTTTTGGCATCCCCTGTGAGTGGGGGAGTCATAGGCGCTGTAAACCAAACATTAACTGTAATGGTTGGAGGATCACAGCATGTCTATGATGAAGTGCTTCCAGTTTTTCAAGTGCTTGGAGAGAATATATTCCATGTTAATGAGCAAATCGATAGTGGAACGACGGTAAAGTTGATTAATAATCTATTGATTGGTTTTTACACTGCTGGAGTCAGTGAAGCATTACAACTAGCAAGCAAAAAGAATATTGATTTAGATGAATTGTTTTCCATGTTGAATGTGAGCTATGGACAGAGTCGGATATACGAACGAAACTATAAGAGTTTTATTGCGGAGAACGATTATAATCCGGGATTTTCTCTTAAACTGCTGAGAAAGGATCTCGAATTTGCAATGGAGCTTGCAGACGAAAGTCACCTTGCTTTACCAATCAGTAAATCGTTACTCCATTTATATCGGTCAGTTGAACAAGAAGGTTACGGCGATCAGGACATGGCAGTGCTCTATGAACAAGTAAAATAA
- a CDS encoding CoA-acylating methylmalonate-semialdehyde dehydrogenase produces the protein MISSDVKVMKNFIDDSWVEAGSGETMTVPNPATGETIAQVTISGKAEVDEAVAAAKLAYDDWEAVPVPNRTRLLFNYLHLLKEQKEALAKIITMENGKSYKDAQGEVQRGIEVVELATSTPNLMMGDALSGIAQGIDGSIWRYPIGVVAGITPFNFPMMVPLWMFPLAIACGNTFVLKTSERTPILAERLVDLFYESGFPKGVLNLVNGGKEVVNRFLEHPDIEAISFVGSEPVAKHVYQTGTANGKRVQALAGAKNHAIVMPDCNLEKTIQGVIGAAFGSSGERCMACSVVAVVDDIADEFLEKLVAETKRLKVGDGMNEDTFVGPLIREAHKERVIGYIDSGVADGADLLVDGRHIKEETAEGYYVGATIFDHVTTDMKIWQDEIFAPVLSVLRVKDLEEGIKVTNQSKFANGAVIYTDSGKSAQQFREKIDAGMVGINVNVPAPMAFFAFAGNKASFYGDLGTNGKDGVQFYTRKKVVTERWF, from the coding sequence ATGATTTCTTCAGATGTAAAGGTTATGAAAAATTTTATAGATGACAGCTGGGTGGAAGCTGGAAGTGGAGAAACGATGACAGTGCCAAATCCAGCTACAGGAGAGACAATCGCACAGGTTACGATTTCAGGTAAAGCAGAAGTTGACGAGGCAGTAGCTGCAGCAAAATTGGCTTATGACGATTGGGAAGCTGTGCCTGTTCCTAACCGAACGCGATTATTATTTAACTATCTTCATTTACTAAAAGAGCAAAAAGAAGCGTTAGCAAAAATTATTACAATGGAAAATGGAAAGTCCTATAAGGATGCACAAGGGGAGGTGCAGCGTGGAATTGAAGTTGTTGAACTAGCAACATCAACGCCAAATCTGATGATGGGTGACGCATTGTCAGGCATCGCACAGGGAATTGATGGTTCTATTTGGCGATATCCAATCGGTGTCGTTGCAGGGATTACACCATTTAATTTTCCAATGATGGTTCCGCTCTGGATGTTCCCATTAGCCATCGCTTGTGGTAATACATTTGTGTTAAAAACATCGGAGCGAACACCAATACTTGCAGAACGATTGGTTGACCTGTTTTATGAATCAGGATTTCCGAAAGGTGTATTAAATTTAGTAAATGGAGGCAAAGAGGTAGTAAATCGGTTCCTGGAGCATCCAGATATTGAAGCAATCTCCTTTGTCGGTTCAGAGCCAGTTGCAAAACATGTCTACCAAACTGGTACAGCTAATGGAAAGCGTGTACAGGCGCTTGCTGGTGCTAAAAACCATGCAATCGTTATGCCGGATTGTAATTTAGAAAAAACAATTCAAGGTGTAATTGGTGCTGCATTTGGCAGCAGTGGAGAACGCTGTATGGCATGTTCCGTTGTTGCAGTTGTAGATGATATTGCAGATGAATTCTTAGAGAAGCTTGTGGCAGAAACAAAAAGGCTTAAAGTAGGAGATGGCATGAATGAGGACACCTTTGTTGGTCCACTTATTCGTGAAGCACATAAAGAAAGAGTCATTGGCTATATTGATTCTGGTGTTGCAGATGGCGCCGATTTATTAGTTGATGGCAGACATATTAAAGAGGAAACAGCAGAAGGTTATTACGTTGGTGCTACGATTTTTGACCATGTTACAACCGATATGAAAATTTGGCAAGACGAAATTTTTGCACCTGTGCTGAGTGTGCTACGTGTAAAAGACTTAGAAGAAGGGATTAAGGTAACAAATCAATCGAAATTTGCTAATGGGGCTGTCATTTATACGGATAGCGGAAAGAGTGCACAGCAATTTCGTGAAAAAATTGATGCTGGAATGGTTGGCATCAATGTCAATGTTCCTGCACCAATGGCATTTTTCGCATTTGCTGGAAATAAAGCTTCCTTCTACGGAGACTTAGGTACGAATGGAAAAGATGGCGTTCAATTTTACACGCGGAAAAAAGTAGTAACAGAGCGATGGTTTTAG
- a CDS encoding enoyl-CoA hydratase/isomerase family protein has translation MNEVLFSTAKNGVATITLNRPKAINSLNHEMITSIKNMLFQWERDPAVQLIILQGAGEKGFCAGGDIKKLYQSKENETAFEGSMQFFQDEYETDQLVADFSKPILACLDGIVMGGGIGLSQGASHRIATERTKWSMPEMNIGFFPDVGAAYFLNKAPGHLGRYLALTANVLKASDVLYANGADAFIPSEHLTPLLEQINTIDWHKEQNQPAALDDVVQKFKSDPEEGKLATLQRDIDKHFAYPTIEEIINSLEADNDDFSIQTRETLLSKSVVSLKVTLRQLIEGETKSLRECLDTDLIVAANFLRSEDFYEGVRSVVIDKDHNPKYIYKQLSEVSSSMVDSFFQSSY, from the coding sequence ATGAATGAAGTTTTATTTTCAACCGCTAAAAATGGTGTTGCAACGATTACATTAAATCGTCCAAAGGCTATTAATTCATTAAACCATGAAATGATTACCTCGATTAAGAACATGCTTTTCCAGTGGGAAAGAGACCCAGCTGTACAGCTTATTATTCTTCAAGGTGCAGGCGAAAAAGGTTTTTGTGCTGGTGGAGATATTAAGAAGCTCTATCAATCCAAGGAGAATGAAACAGCATTTGAGGGGTCGATGCAATTCTTTCAAGATGAGTATGAAACAGATCAGCTCGTTGCCGACTTTTCAAAACCAATTCTTGCCTGCCTTGATGGAATTGTAATGGGCGGTGGAATCGGACTTTCTCAAGGGGCCAGCCACCGAATTGCTACAGAACGGACAAAGTGGTCCATGCCGGAAATGAATATTGGCTTCTTTCCGGATGTTGGCGCAGCTTACTTTTTAAATAAGGCTCCAGGTCATCTTGGGCGTTACTTAGCCCTGACTGCAAATGTGCTGAAAGCTTCCGATGTTCTTTATGCTAATGGAGCTGATGCTTTTATTCCAAGTGAGCATTTAACCCCATTGCTTGAGCAAATTAATACAATTGATTGGCATAAGGAACAGAACCAACCCGCTGCACTTGATGACGTTGTCCAAAAATTTAAATCAGATCCAGAAGAAGGAAAACTTGCTACTTTACAGAGAGATATTGATAAACATTTCGCTTATCCTACTATAGAAGAAATTATTAATTCATTAGAAGCGGATAATGATGATTTTTCCATACAGACAAGAGAAACATTATTATCTAAATCAGTCGTATCATTAAAGGTTACCTTGAGGCAACTAATCGAAGGAGAAACGAAATCACTAAGGGAATGCTTAGACACGGATTTAATCGTTGCTGCCAATTTCCTAAGATCAGAAGATTTTTATGAAGGTGTTCGGTCGGTAGTAATTGACAAAGACCATAACCCAAAATACATTTACAAACAACTATCCGAAGTGTCTTCATCAATGGTTGATTCTTTTTTCCAAAGCTCATACTGA
- a CDS encoding BCCT family transporter, giving the protein MKSTNKVQPVFYWAIGILAIIIFSGVIFPNTLESITGSIERFISTTFGWYYLIVVSFFVVVSLFFIVSSYGNIKLGKTDDKPEYGYLTWFAMLFSAGMGISLVFFGVAEPLSHFAIQSPTVTEGTNEAAREAMRFVFFHYGIHAWGVYAFIALCIAYFNFRKGKSGLISATLSPIMNTEGLSGKVIDIFALVATVTGIVTSLGLGAVQMNGGLSYLIDLPISFFIQVIIIIVVSMIFLTSAMTGLDKGIRLLSNLNMVLAFILLLFIGIFGGATLYSLDLFTNTLGSYIQTLPEISLRTAPGSPEDRQWISDWTMFYWAWWIAWSPFVGTFIARVSRGRTIREFSIAVLIVPSIVGFIWFSLLGGTGIYLEAEGIMNISALAEEEMLFGMLSTMPFSTIASVLTIILIAVFFITSADTATFVLSMHSTNGSLNPPNWIKFIWGIVLSLTAITLLYSGGLQGVQNMMIIAAFPFSIILLLMVFALMKSLRLEKLKQKAKLRNKE; this is encoded by the coding sequence ATGAAGTCAACAAACAAAGTACAACCTGTTTTTTATTGGGCCATCGGGATACTGGCCATAATTATTTTTTCTGGTGTCATATTTCCCAACACCCTTGAGAGCATAACCGGAAGTATTGAACGTTTTATTTCTACAACATTTGGATGGTATTATTTAATAGTCGTTTCATTTTTTGTGGTTGTATCCTTGTTTTTTATTGTAAGTTCTTATGGAAATATTAAGCTTGGAAAAACTGATGATAAGCCAGAATATGGCTATTTAACTTGGTTCGCGATGCTATTTAGTGCTGGCATGGGAATTAGTCTGGTCTTTTTTGGTGTTGCAGAGCCGCTATCACATTTTGCCATTCAGTCTCCTACCGTTACTGAAGGGACAAATGAAGCAGCGAGAGAAGCCATGCGATTTGTCTTTTTTCATTATGGAATACATGCATGGGGAGTTTACGCCTTTATTGCCCTTTGTATTGCGTACTTTAATTTTAGAAAAGGAAAGTCTGGTTTAATTAGTGCTACACTTTCACCGATTATGAATACAGAAGGTCTATCGGGTAAAGTAATCGATATCTTTGCTTTGGTTGCAACGGTTACAGGTATTGTAACCAGTCTTGGTCTTGGTGCAGTACAAATGAATGGGGGACTTTCATATTTAATTGACTTACCAATTTCATTCTTTATTCAAGTAATTATCATTATCGTGGTAAGTATGATATTTTTAACATCTGCTATGACAGGTTTAGATAAAGGGATTCGTTTACTCAGTAATTTGAACATGGTGTTAGCTTTTATCTTGCTTTTATTCATAGGGATATTTGGTGGAGCTACTCTATATTCGTTGGATCTTTTCACGAATACTCTTGGTTCCTATATTCAGACCCTGCCTGAAATAAGTTTACGTACTGCACCTGGCAGTCCTGAAGATCGCCAGTGGATTAGTGATTGGACAATGTTTTATTGGGCTTGGTGGATCGCTTGGTCTCCATTTGTAGGTACTTTTATCGCAAGAGTATCAAGAGGTCGTACAATTCGGGAATTTTCAATTGCGGTTTTAATTGTACCTTCTATAGTTGGGTTTATATGGTTCTCATTACTTGGAGGGACAGGAATCTATCTTGAAGCAGAAGGCATTATGAATATTTCGGCTCTTGCAGAGGAAGAGATGTTATTTGGTATGTTAAGCACAATGCCATTTAGCACAATTGCATCAGTTTTAACGATCATTTTAATTGCTGTATTTTTTATTACCTCTGCTGATACAGCGACGTTTGTTTTGAGCATGCATTCTACAAATGGATCATTAAATCCACCAAATTGGATTAAGTTTATTTGGGGTATTGTTCTTTCCTTAACAGCGATCACGTTGTTATACAGTGGTGGGCTTCAAGGAGTACAAAACATGATGATTATTGCCGCTTTTCCATTTTCAATTATTTTGCTGTTGATGGTGTTTGCGCTTATGAAGTCACTAAGACTGGAAAAGTTAAAGCAAAAAGCTAAGTTGAGAAATAAAGAATAA
- a CDS encoding GNAT family N-acetyltransferase, producing MNPILKVFPEEFLTERLIIRIPRPGDGKAVYEAIQASINELKPWMPFARQEQTAQDVELNIRSAYISFLKREDLRLLVFHKETGAFIASSGLHRVNWAIPKFEIGYWIDTRFSGKGYMSEAVRGIVNFAFTELDAKRLEIRCDTRNQKSRAIPEKLGFVLEGILKNDDLSPDTNELRDTCVYAKLV from the coding sequence ATGAATCCGATTTTGAAAGTGTTTCCAGAGGAATTCCTAACAGAAAGACTCATAATTCGCATACCAAGACCAGGTGATGGAAAAGCTGTTTATGAAGCTATTCAAGCATCAATAAATGAATTGAAACCTTGGATGCCCTTTGCCCGGCAGGAGCAAACGGCACAAGATGTCGAGTTGAATATTCGCTCAGCTTATATTTCATTTTTGAAAAGAGAAGATCTTAGATTGCTCGTTTTTCATAAAGAGACTGGTGCATTTATTGCTTCTTCAGGCCTGCATCGGGTTAATTGGGCTATTCCTAAATTTGAGATTGGTTATTGGATTGATACTCGCTTTAGTGGAAAAGGATATATGTCAGAAGCGGTACGAGGAATTGTCAATTTCGCATTTACCGAATTAGATGCCAAGCGGTTAGAAATTCGCTGTGATACAAGGAACCAAAAGAGCCGGGCAATTCCGGAGAAGTTAGGTTTTGTGTTAGAAGGTATTTTAAAAAATGATGATCTTTCTCCAGATACGAATGAACTGCGAGATACATGTGTCTATGCAAAGCTTGTATAA